In one Sphingobium indicum B90A genomic region, the following are encoded:
- a CDS encoding P-II family nitrogen regulator, producing MKLVMAIIKPFKLDDVREALSSLGIAGMTVSEVKGFGRQKGQTEIYRGAEYSTNMVPKIKIEVVCDDDLAPRVIEAVQAAANSGAIGDGKIFVLDVEQAVRIRTGETGETAL from the coding sequence ATGAAACTTGTCATGGCTATCATCAAGCCGTTCAAGCTTGACGATGTCCGCGAGGCACTTTCCTCGCTCGGCATCGCCGGCATGACGGTGAGCGAAGTGAAGGGCTTTGGCCGCCAGAAGGGGCAGACCGAAATCTATCGCGGCGCTGAATATTCGACGAACATGGTTCCGAAGATCAAGATCGAGGTGGTCTGCGACGACGATCTCGCGCCCCGCGTGATCGAGGCCGTTCAGGCGGCCGCGAATTCGGGCGCCATCGGCGATGGCAAGATCTTCGTTCTCGATGTCGAGCAGGCGGTGCGCATTCGTACCGGCGAAACCGGCGAAACCGCACTGTAA
- a CDS encoding DUF924 family protein, producing the protein MNMLTDSHDAVTADWAAALLDFWFNQVGEQGWWSHDPALDRTCQARFRALWEEKRHLPAEEFLERADDALAAVLLFDQLPRNMFRGSAAAFSTDALARDVARGAVAHGYDIQIGGAGRLFFYMPFQHSEAVDDQKLSVSLFEGAGDAKSLAFAREHYAMIERFGRFPHRNAALGRADAPGEEEAAKKGGGW; encoded by the coding sequence ATGAACATGCTGACCGACAGCCATGACGCCGTGACCGCCGACTGGGCGGCGGCCCTGCTGGATTTCTGGTTCAACCAGGTCGGCGAGCAGGGATGGTGGAGCCACGATCCGGCGCTCGACCGGACGTGCCAGGCGCGATTCCGCGCCCTGTGGGAAGAGAAGCGCCATCTGCCCGCCGAGGAATTTCTGGAGCGGGCCGACGACGCGCTGGCGGCGGTCCTGCTGTTCGACCAGTTGCCGCGCAACATGTTCCGGGGATCGGCCGCGGCTTTCTCCACCGATGCGCTGGCCCGCGACGTCGCGCGAGGGGCAGTGGCCCATGGCTATGACATACAGATTGGCGGCGCCGGGCGGCTGTTCTTCTACATGCCCTTCCAGCATAGCGAGGCGGTGGACGATCAGAAATTGTCGGTCAGCCTGTTCGAAGGCGCGGGCGACGCGAAGTCCCTAGCGTTCGCTCGGGAGCATTATGCGATGATCGAGCGCTTCGGCCGCTTTCCCCATCGCAACGCCGCGCTGGGCCGCGCCGATGCCCCCGGCGAGGAAGAGGCCGCGAAGAAAGGCGGAGGCTGGTAA
- the tldD gene encoding metalloprotease TldD: protein MTEAAPQFTDARGLLYRPGLLDPDGARRLTAEALKGCDDGELYLQYRASESFGFDDGRLKTADYSTDAGFGLRGVSGEMTGFAHANDISEAAIRRAAETLTLLDPAKGQPAPPPQHTNRHLYTDVNPLEIVPFAEKVTLCAAIDAAARARDPRVAQVSASLAGSWSVVEIVRADGFTATDIRPLVRLNVSVILEENGRRETGVFGIGGRYLYDEVMDSGVWNRAIDEALAQARVNLRSVAAPAGEMTVLLGPGWPGVLVHEAIGHGLEGDFNRKGTSAFSGRVGQRVAAPGVTVVDDGSIMSRRGSLSIDDEGTPTRENVLIEDGILKGYMQDRLNARLMGVEPTGNGRRESYAHAPMPRMTNTFIKGGQDDPEELLSRMKSGIFAKSFGGGQVDIVSGKFVFSCTEAYKVENGKLGEPIKGATLIGDGPTALTKVVGIGHDWALDEGIGMCGKGGQSVPAGVGQPTLLMEGLTVGGTAT, encoded by the coding sequence ATGACCGAAGCTGCTCCCCAGTTCACCGATGCCCGTGGCCTGCTCTATCGCCCCGGCCTGCTCGATCCCGACGGCGCGCGCCGCCTGACCGCCGAGGCGCTGAAAGGCTGCGACGATGGCGAGCTTTACCTGCAATATCGGGCGAGCGAGAGCTTCGGCTTCGATGACGGGCGGCTGAAGACCGCCGATTATTCGACCGATGCGGGCTTCGGCCTGCGCGGCGTGTCGGGGGAGATGACCGGCTTCGCCCATGCCAACGACATCAGCGAAGCCGCGATCCGCCGCGCCGCCGAGACGCTGACCTTGCTCGATCCGGCGAAGGGCCAGCCCGCGCCGCCGCCGCAGCATACCAACCGGCATCTTTATACCGACGTCAATCCGCTGGAGATCGTGCCCTTTGCCGAGAAGGTGACGCTCTGCGCCGCCATCGACGCCGCCGCCCGCGCCCGCGATCCGCGTGTCGCGCAGGTGTCGGCAAGCCTGGCGGGAAGCTGGTCGGTGGTGGAAATCGTGCGCGCCGACGGCTTCACCGCGACCGACATCCGGCCGCTGGTGCGGCTCAACGTGTCCGTCATCCTGGAGGAGAATGGCCGCCGCGAGACGGGCGTGTTCGGGATCGGCGGTCGCTATCTCTATGACGAGGTGATGGACTCGGGCGTATGGAACCGGGCGATTGACGAGGCGCTGGCGCAGGCGCGGGTCAATCTGCGTTCCGTGGCCGCGCCCGCGGGGGAGATGACCGTGCTGCTGGGGCCGGGCTGGCCGGGCGTGCTGGTGCATGAAGCCATCGGGCATGGGCTGGAGGGCGACTTCAACCGCAAGGGCACCAGCGCCTTTTCCGGACGCGTCGGCCAGCGGGTCGCGGCGCCGGGCGTCACCGTGGTGGACGACGGGTCGATCATGAGCCGGCGCGGCTCGCTCTCCATCGATGACGAGGGCACGCCGACGAGGGAAAATGTGCTGATCGAGGACGGCATCCTCAAGGGCTATATGCAGGACCGGCTGAACGCCCGTCTGATGGGCGTGGAGCCGACCGGCAACGGCCGCCGCGAAAGCTATGCCCATGCGCCGATGCCGCGCATGACCAACACCTTCATCAAGGGCGGGCAGGACGATCCGGAGGAACTGCTGAGCCGGATGAAGTCGGGCATTTTCGCCAAGAGCTTCGGCGGCGGGCAGGTGGACATCGTGTCGGGCAAGTTCGTCTTTTCCTGCACTGAGGCCTACAAGGTTGAGAACGGCAAGCTGGGCGAGCCGATCAAGGGCGCGACGCTGATCGGCGACGGGCCGACGGCGCTGACCAAGGTGGTCGGCATCGGCCATGACTGGGCGCTGGACGAAGGCATCGGCATGTGCGGCAAGGGCGGGCAGAGCGTGCCCGCTGGCGTGGGCCAGCCGACGCTGCTGATGGAGGGCCTTACGGTCGGTGGCACGGCGACCTGA
- a CDS encoding zinc-finger domain-containing protein translates to MIQPPEIIRVTKPRVSCDGSGEIPAALGHPRVFLEIDEHGYVDCGYCDRRFVLAGSVADTPEIAGLPDIPSGASL, encoded by the coding sequence ATGATCCAGCCGCCTGAAATCATCCGAGTCACCAAGCCCCGCGTTTCCTGCGACGGTTCGGGGGAGATTCCCGCCGCGCTAGGCCATCCGCGCGTCTTCCTTGAGATCGATGAGCATGGCTATGTCGACTGCGGCTATTGCGACCGCCGCTTCGTGCTGGCCGGCAGCGTTGCGGACACGCCGGAAATCGCGGGCCTGCCGGATATTCCCTCGGGCGCCAGCCTTTAA
- a CDS encoding MarR family transcriptional regulator, whose amino-acid sequence MGSDHDEIGFGASLDQPFGARDDRPGLLILADDVYLDDAALLSRAADLRLLGTVPLDQASTRLDVQIGCDIILCFCPTPGPMIERLLVQIETLALQNDMPVILVADLETVDLAYACLRSERTQLLCRPGHTDLAAALLATARQTPSRSLHEANRDNEGLRLQQLSDEVSRLARTLEALTLRPRHATPSFDLGPRISDEPSDYIGMPALEPIGSADKPADAATLESAQVRDLLRARRLRDDFLPADLFADPAWDMLLDLLAARLEHERVSVSSLCIASAVPPTTALRWIRTLTEKGFVDRQADPHDGRRVFIALADHAAEALTRWFIASRRFLCT is encoded by the coding sequence GTGGGTTCGGATCATGATGAGATCGGTTTCGGTGCATCCCTGGATCAGCCCTTCGGCGCGCGGGACGACCGGCCGGGGCTGCTGATCCTGGCGGACGACGTCTATCTGGACGACGCCGCGCTGCTGAGCCGGGCGGCGGACCTTCGCCTGCTGGGCACGGTGCCGCTGGACCAGGCGTCGACCCGGCTGGACGTGCAGATCGGCTGCGACATCATCCTGTGCTTCTGCCCGACGCCCGGTCCGATGATCGAGCGGTTGCTGGTGCAGATCGAGACATTGGCGCTGCAGAACGACATGCCGGTGATATTGGTGGCCGACCTGGAGACCGTCGACCTTGCCTATGCCTGCCTGCGCAGCGAGCGGACGCAATTGCTTTGCAGGCCGGGGCATACCGACCTTGCGGCCGCCCTTCTGGCCACCGCGAGGCAGACGCCGTCCCGATCGCTGCATGAGGCGAACCGCGACAATGAGGGACTGAGGCTCCAGCAATTGAGCGACGAGGTGAGCCGCCTTGCCCGCACGCTTGAGGCGCTGACGCTGCGTCCCCGCCACGCCACACCCTCCTTCGACCTCGGCCCGCGCATATCGGACGAGCCGAGCGATTATATCGGCATGCCCGCCCTGGAACCCATCGGCAGCGCGGACAAGCCTGCCGACGCCGCGACCCTGGAGTCGGCGCAGGTGCGCGACCTGTTGCGGGCGCGGCGGCTGCGCGACGATTTCCTGCCCGCCGACCTGTTCGCGGACCCCGCCTGGGACATGCTGCTGGACCTGCTGGCCGCCCGGCTGGAGCATGAGCGCGTGTCCGTCTCCAGCCTGTGCATCGCATCCGCCGTGCCGCCGACCACCGCGCTGCGCTGGATCAGGACGCTGACCGAAAAGGGTTTCGTCGACCGGCAGGCCGACCCGCATGACGGGCGCCGCGTCTTCATCGCGCTGGCCGATCACGCGGCGGAGGCGCTGACCCGCTGGTTCATCGCGAGCCGCCGTTTCCTGTGCACCTGA
- a CDS encoding D-amino-acid transaminase, translating to MSIAYLNGRFVPLEQAQVSVLDRGFLFADGIYEVAAVIDGRLVDSASHLARLERSTGAIGIALPLSLAEVEAAQKELVARNGLTEGLVYLQITRGADATRDFLPSPGIAPTLVMFVQAKPFLDVPAARNGIAVATMPDLRWARRDIKSVGLLAQAMAKRAAAEAGAQEAWMVEDGFVTEGASSTAFIVTDEGIVTRPYSQAVLAGCTGAALNALAEESGIAVIRRPFTVAEALAAREAFIASASTLCQSVVRIDGQAIGDGKPGPVAMRLRALYIDFARRTAV from the coding sequence ATGTCCATCGCCTATCTGAACGGCCGCTTCGTGCCGCTGGAACAAGCCCAGGTCTCCGTGCTGGATCGGGGTTTCCTGTTCGCGGACGGCATTTATGAGGTCGCGGCGGTGATCGACGGCAGGCTGGTCGACAGCGCGTCCCATCTCGCCCGGCTGGAGCGGTCGACCGGGGCCATCGGCATCGCCCTGCCCCTCTCCCTCGCGGAGGTCGAGGCGGCGCAGAAGGAACTGGTGGCGCGCAACGGGCTGACCGAGGGGCTGGTCTATCTCCAGATCACGCGGGGGGCCGACGCGACGCGGGATTTCCTGCCCTCGCCCGGCATCGCGCCGACCCTGGTGATGTTCGTGCAGGCCAAGCCTTTCCTGGACGTGCCCGCCGCGCGCAACGGGATCGCAGTCGCGACCATGCCCGACCTGCGCTGGGCGCGGCGCGACATCAAGAGCGTCGGCCTGCTCGCCCAGGCCATGGCCAAGCGCGCCGCCGCCGAAGCGGGCGCGCAGGAGGCGTGGATGGTCGAGGACGGCTTCGTCACCGAAGGCGCGTCGTCCACCGCCTTCATCGTGACGGACGAGGGCATCGTCACCCGGCCCTACAGCCAGGCGGTGCTGGCGGGCTGCACCGGCGCGGCGCTGAACGCGCTGGCGGAGGAAAGCGGCATCGCCGTCATCCGCCGTCCCTTCACCGTCGCGGAAGCATTGGCGGCCAGGGAAGCCTTCATCGCCAGCGCCTCCACCCTCTGCCAGTCGGTGGTGCGGATCGACGGCCAGGCCATCGGCGACGGCAAGCCCGGCCCGGTCGCGATGCGGCTGCGCGCCCTCTATATAGACTTTGCCCGCCGCACGGCGGTTTGA